A section of the Agarivorans litoreus genome encodes:
- a CDS encoding P-II family nitrogen regulator produces MKLISAIIKPFKLDDVREAIAEVGVDGLTVSEVKGFGRQKGHTELYRGAEYQVDFLPKVKLEIATSSENVDRIIEAISSAAYTGKIGDGKIFVYDLSNVVRIRTGEMDAEAI; encoded by the coding sequence ATGAAACTAATTAGCGCGATAATCAAGCCATTCAAATTGGATGACGTGCGTGAAGCCATTGCCGAAGTTGGCGTAGATGGTTTAACCGTATCTGAAGTTAAAGGTTTTGGTCGTCAAAAAGGTCACACCGAATTATATCGTGGTGCCGAGTACCAAGTTGACTTTTTACCTAAAGTGAAACTGGAAATTGCTACTAGCTCAGAAAATGTGGATCGCATTATCGAAGCTATTTCTAGTGCTGCTTACACCGGAAAAATTGGTGACGGTAAGATTTTTGTATACGACTTAAGCAACGTAGTACGTATTCGTACTGGCGAAATGGATGCAGAGGCTATCTAA
- a CDS encoding patatin-like phospholipase family protein translates to MRLSYKALGLILLVLFSSSVIARPKIGLALSGGGAKGAAHLGVIQLLEENQIPVDYVAGTSMGAYFGAMLAMGYSAQEIEELTFSIHWESGFVDDVTRSELSLRSKKQKDDYQIALPIGVNKDGVQIPKGAVQGQTMADILRSATSNLEALESFDELAIPYRAVATDMATMTPYILKQGDLAVAMQASMSVPGALRPVELDGKQLSDGGVVNNMPVDVLKEMGADIIIAVDIGARLKTQEELNTAVDMVDQLSIFLTRSGTERQIALLDADDLLISPDVTGIDTADFKLMPLAVERGKQAAAGPIGQLAKRIHSADQDKVYLAYQQKVKERRATLKLHEQFVVSKIELNNNSALSDQVILTRLKLNRGELLSKAQLEEKISQLYALGTFERVDYRISTEQGENIIHVDTQEKRWGPGYFDMKLGLQENFSDRTEANLGLGFTLTNLNEYGAEWRNEFEIGSIKRLFSEYYSPFTNSLKYTWLASVEYDKRSRRLYGLNEGIEYLEADFSDITLRTQLSWDYKPWQEWGLGVAARHGDIELNGISGDASYWLYGPYFRFDYDTLNSWAFPTQGKMLDLGLTLYHEDVQGLSSVFAPTFEVRWKVPFGWNKHYFNWFGEYGSAGSDFIVPTDAQDLGGFLRLSGFKYEQLSGRYKALTGLMYFYQLHYFQSPIIQAPVFVGGSLENGGVWNSSDEISYSSALWAGSIFAALDTSVLGPVVLAYGHNESEQTLYLFIGNDF, encoded by the coding sequence ATGCGGCTATCATACAAGGCCTTAGGGCTGATATTGCTAGTACTTTTTTCATCATCTGTTATTGCCCGCCCCAAAATAGGCTTGGCGCTCAGTGGCGGAGGGGCAAAAGGCGCGGCGCATTTGGGGGTTATTCAATTACTCGAAGAAAACCAAATTCCTGTCGATTATGTTGCCGGAACCAGTATGGGAGCCTATTTTGGCGCCATGCTCGCCATGGGTTATAGCGCGCAAGAGATTGAAGAACTGACGTTTTCAATTCACTGGGAAAGTGGCTTTGTTGACGATGTCACTCGCAGTGAGTTGTCGCTAAGAAGTAAAAAGCAAAAAGATGACTACCAAATAGCCTTACCAATCGGGGTTAATAAAGACGGCGTTCAAATACCCAAAGGTGCCGTGCAAGGCCAAACCATGGCCGATATTTTACGCTCTGCCACCAGTAATTTAGAAGCATTAGAAAGCTTTGATGAGTTGGCTATTCCTTATCGTGCTGTGGCCACAGATATGGCCACGATGACTCCTTACATCCTCAAGCAAGGTGATTTGGCTGTTGCGATGCAAGCAAGTATGTCGGTGCCTGGTGCTTTACGTCCGGTAGAGCTTGACGGTAAGCAGCTTTCTGACGGAGGGGTGGTCAACAATATGCCCGTGGATGTATTAAAAGAAATGGGTGCAGATATCATTATTGCAGTGGATATTGGTGCGCGGCTAAAAACTCAAGAAGAGCTTAATACGGCAGTTGATATGGTTGACCAGCTGTCAATTTTTCTTACCCGATCTGGTACCGAACGGCAAATTGCGCTGCTAGACGCAGATGACCTACTTATTTCCCCTGATGTGACAGGCATCGATACCGCAGACTTCAAGCTAATGCCCTTAGCTGTGGAAAGAGGTAAGCAAGCGGCAGCCGGGCCTATCGGGCAGCTAGCAAAGCGTATTCATAGTGCTGATCAAGACAAGGTTTATTTGGCTTATCAACAAAAGGTTAAAGAGCGCAGGGCCACACTTAAATTACATGAACAATTTGTGGTGAGTAAAATTGAACTAAATAACAACTCAGCGTTGAGCGACCAAGTGATTCTAACTCGATTAAAACTTAATCGAGGTGAATTATTGTCTAAGGCTCAACTTGAAGAGAAAATTAGTCAGCTATATGCCTTGGGAACTTTCGAGAGAGTCGATTACCGCATTAGCACAGAGCAAGGCGAAAATATTATTCATGTAGATACGCAGGAAAAGCGCTGGGGGCCTGGTTACTTTGATATGAAGCTTGGTTTACAAGAAAACTTTTCTGATCGTACTGAAGCTAACTTAGGCCTCGGATTTACCTTAACGAACCTAAACGAGTATGGCGCAGAGTGGCGTAATGAGTTTGAAATCGGTTCGATAAAACGTCTATTTAGCGAATATTACTCTCCATTTACTAACAGTCTTAAATATACTTGGTTAGCTTCGGTAGAATACGATAAACGTAGTCGTCGTTTATACGGCTTAAATGAAGGCATTGAATACCTTGAAGCTGACTTTAGCGATATTACTTTGCGCACTCAGCTATCTTGGGATTATAAACCGTGGCAAGAGTGGGGGCTTGGCGTAGCCGCTAGGCATGGAGATATCGAGTTAAACGGGATTAGTGGTGATGCCAGCTATTGGCTATATGGTCCTTATTTTAGATTTGATTACGATACCTTGAATAGTTGGGCTTTTCCGACGCAAGGTAAAATGCTGGATCTTGGTCTAACCCTCTATCACGAAGATGTGCAAGGCTTATCAAGTGTCTTCGCGCCTACCTTTGAGGTCCGCTGGAAAGTACCATTTGGCTGGAACAAGCATTATTTTAATTGGTTTGGTGAATATGGCAGTGCTGGAAGTGATTTTATAGTGCCAACGGATGCTCAAGATCTAGGTGGCTTTTTACGTCTTTCTGGTTTTAAGTATGAGCAATTATCGGGTCGTTATAAGGCGCTAACTGGCCTCATGTACTTTTATCAGCTGCATTACTTTCAATCTCCTATAATACAAGCGCCGGTTTTTGTCGGAGGCTCCTTAGAAAACGGCGGAGTATGGAATAGCTCTGATGAAATTTCTTATAGCAGTGCGCTGTGGGCCGGCAGTATTTTTGCTGCTTTAGACACCAGTGTATTAGGGCCAGTGGTACTTGCCTATGGGCATAACGAATCGGAGCAAACTTTATACTTATTTATCGGCAATGACTTCTAA
- a CDS encoding winged helix-turn-helix domain-containing protein, which produces MSFNDVVVVGPLAVDMSQNSITFKDKSAYLGPLRTHLLGYLCKHVNQVVGRDDLSDAVWGRSVSDHTINQHISQLRKVITTLNNTELTIATIPKKGYIARCEAVGQPNRVKPEPVQTQAKALLLSDAETCQKIQSLKTEGELKQLEMFSNAGLLHERLMSNEFQAVIIDTELANAEGLKLIKAIRTGQTLASSDIAILSLASEASKQLLGFNVLMDVQGLVLKPLNIEVLDKQIKTAVAMRFKLKPNAAYDLVPTMLNSAVSVNLQSACLSN; this is translated from the coding sequence ATGTCCTTTAATGATGTTGTAGTAGTTGGCCCGTTGGCCGTAGATATGAGCCAAAATAGTATTACGTTTAAGGATAAAAGTGCCTATTTGGGACCATTAAGAACCCATTTGTTGGGATATTTGTGTAAACATGTCAATCAAGTTGTGGGGAGAGATGACTTGTCTGACGCTGTATGGGGACGGAGTGTCTCAGACCATACAATTAACCAACATATATCTCAGTTACGAAAAGTAATCACTACTTTGAACAATACTGAACTCACCATCGCTACCATTCCCAAAAAGGGTTACATAGCAAGGTGTGAAGCAGTAGGTCAACCCAACCGTGTAAAACCGGAGCCAGTTCAAACTCAAGCAAAAGCCTTGCTATTAAGTGATGCTGAAACTTGCCAAAAAATTCAAAGTTTGAAAACAGAAGGCGAGTTAAAACAGCTAGAAATGTTCTCTAATGCTGGTTTGTTGCATGAGCGACTAATGAGCAACGAGTTCCAAGCTGTGATCATCGACACCGAGTTAGCTAATGCCGAAGGCTTAAAGCTAATTAAGGCTATCCGCACTGGTCAAACGTTAGCAAGTTCTGACATTGCTATTCTATCTTTAGCCTCTGAAGCCAGTAAACAATTGCTTGGTTTTAATGTTCTGATGGATGTGCAAGGTTTAGTACTTAAGCCGCTCAACATTGAAGTGTTGGATAAACAAATCAAAACAGCCGTAGCAATGCGCTTTAAACTAAAGCCAAATGCTGCTTATGATCTTGTTCCTACTATGTTAAATAGCGCAGTTAGCGTAAACTTACAGTCTGCTTGTTTAAGTAACTAG
- a CDS encoding ABC transporter permease codes for MSTTANSTSPFSLARLRFDPWVWLAMAIAALAMVPIVTIFALSWSNNQDIWRHLLDTVFWIYVKNTLVLCLGVALFTSLMGTGAAWLVTRFNFPLKSVLVWALLLPLAVPSYILAFVITDQLEYAGFVQKSLRALFGWQTARDYWFPEIRSIQGAIAVLSLVLYPYVYLLARAAFVEQAAQLFEMSRCLGKSQTQSFFKVALPLARPAIVVGVTLALMETINEYGTVEFFAVPTLTAGIFDVWLNMSSLSAAAQIALLLVSFSILLLGLERYSRNAGKFYKLTGQSPAMFAEPLSGFKAWLATALCLLPISLGFILPITVLTNYALRNLDQGLELYLSSAWNSFSLAIMAALLTTILGLLLAYGVRLSKSNKIRSIAEAATLGYAIPGAVLAVGILYPLGVFDNAVDSLMKAWFDYPTGLLLTGTGGALVLAYSLRFIALSYRTLDASLTKITPEMDDASRILGSRSGKTLWRIHLPLIRPSVLTAMLLVFVDTMKELPITLILRPFNFDTLSTQVWDLASLEQLEQSALAALTILLAGIIPVIIMSRNIGSSERRPQGQ; via the coding sequence ATGAGCACTACCGCTAATTCAACTTCGCCTTTCTCGTTAGCTCGTTTACGCTTTGACCCATGGGTATGGCTTGCTATGGCCATTGCAGCTTTAGCAATGGTTCCTATCGTTACTATTTTTGCCCTATCATGGTCAAATAACCAAGATATATGGCGGCATTTGCTGGATACGGTATTTTGGATTTATGTTAAAAATACCCTAGTGCTGTGCTTAGGCGTGGCCTTGTTTACTAGTTTAATGGGCACTGGTGCGGCTTGGTTAGTCACGCGCTTTAACTTCCCTCTGAAGTCGGTTTTGGTTTGGGCGCTGTTGCTACCTTTAGCGGTGCCTAGTTATATACTCGCCTTCGTTATCACCGATCAGCTTGAATACGCAGGCTTTGTGCAAAAAAGCTTGCGCGCTCTATTTGGCTGGCAAACCGCACGAGACTATTGGTTCCCGGAAATACGCTCTATTCAAGGCGCCATTGCGGTATTGAGTTTAGTGCTATATCCCTATGTGTATTTGTTAGCTCGTGCTGCTTTTGTGGAGCAAGCTGCACAGCTTTTTGAAATGAGCCGCTGCCTAGGCAAAAGTCAAACTCAGAGCTTTTTTAAGGTAGCATTGCCACTAGCGCGACCTGCCATTGTGGTTGGGGTTACATTAGCGCTTATGGAAACCATTAACGAATATGGCACGGTAGAGTTTTTTGCAGTGCCTACGTTAACTGCGGGAATATTTGATGTATGGCTAAATATGAGCAGTTTGTCGGCCGCTGCTCAAATAGCCTTACTGCTGGTGAGTTTTTCTATATTGCTGCTGGGTTTGGAGCGCTATAGCCGCAACGCTGGTAAGTTTTATAAGCTAACCGGTCAATCTCCCGCTATGTTTGCCGAACCGCTTTCGGGCTTCAAGGCGTGGCTCGCGACCGCTTTATGTTTATTGCCGATTAGCCTTGGTTTTATTTTGCCAATCACGGTGTTAACTAATTATGCATTGCGCAATTTAGACCAAGGCTTAGAGCTATATTTAAGCAGCGCTTGGAACAGCTTTTCTCTGGCGATTATGGCTGCGTTGCTAACGACGATTTTAGGTTTGTTGTTAGCCTATGGAGTTCGTTTATCTAAAAGTAATAAAATACGGAGTATCGCAGAGGCCGCTACCTTAGGTTACGCCATCCCCGGTGCGGTGCTAGCGGTAGGGATTTTATACCCGCTTGGTGTGTTTGATAATGCTGTTGATAGCTTGATGAAAGCTTGGTTTGATTATCCCACCGGGTTACTGCTCACGGGCACCGGTGGCGCCTTGGTACTAGCCTATTCGCTGCGTTTTATCGCTTTAAGTTACCGTACTCTCGACGCAAGCCTTACCAAAATTACTCCTGAGATGGATGATGCTTCACGTATTCTTGGCAGTCGCTCAGGCAAAACCCTTTGGCGTATTCATCTGCCATTAATTCGGCCAAGCGTACTTACCGCCATGTTACTGGTATTTGTAGATACCATGAAAGAGTTACCTATCACCTTGATTCTAAGGCCGTTTAATTTTGATACTTTATCAACCCAAGTATGGGATTTAGCCTCTTTAGAACAGCTTGAGCAAAGCGCTTTGGCTGCATTAACTATATTACTGGCGGGCATTATCCCGGTTATTATTATGAGTCGAAATATCGGTTCTTCTGAACGTCGCCCACAAGGACAATAA
- a CDS encoding Fe(3+) ABC transporter substrate-binding protein, whose product MNKSVFSSLVAVLASLVAATPALAAEEVNLYSYRQQSLLQPLTDAFTEETGIKVNVVHAEKGLAEKIKAAGENNPADLVLTVDIGRLEEVRAAGLFEAVQSPVIDEVVPAHLRHPDNLWFALTTRARVIYAHKDRVKEGELNSLKDLADPKWQGRICTRSGKHVYNIGLIASVIAEDGEAAAETWLKGLKANLARKPQGNDRAQAKAIFEGQCDLAIANRYYMGKMFYNSKSPEQQEWAEQIRVVYLDQDIGGRGQHINISGAGLLKTAKNKDNAIKLLEFLVGEKAQGLYATANFEEPVRAGIKTDEFIESLGDFKADRISLQEVADQRAAAARLVDRVGYDM is encoded by the coding sequence GTGAATAAATCAGTATTTTCTTCATTAGTGGCTGTATTGGCTTCACTAGTGGCAGCCACGCCAGCCTTAGCTGCAGAAGAAGTAAACTTATACTCTTACCGCCAACAAAGCTTGTTACAACCATTAACTGATGCGTTTACCGAAGAAACCGGCATTAAGGTGAATGTTGTGCATGCTGAAAAAGGTTTAGCTGAAAAGATTAAAGCGGCAGGCGAAAACAACCCTGCAGATTTGGTACTAACTGTTGATATAGGCCGTTTGGAAGAAGTGCGCGCTGCCGGTTTATTTGAAGCGGTTCAGTCTCCAGTTATTGATGAAGTAGTGCCTGCTCACTTACGCCACCCAGATAACTTATGGTTTGCCCTTACTACACGCGCTCGGGTTATTTATGCTCATAAAGACCGCGTTAAAGAAGGCGAGCTTAATTCACTTAAAGATTTAGCTGATCCCAAATGGCAAGGCCGTATCTGTACCCGTTCTGGTAAGCATGTTTACAACATTGGTTTAATTGCTTCAGTGATTGCAGAAGACGGTGAAGCTGCCGCAGAAACGTGGCTAAAAGGTCTAAAAGCTAACTTGGCACGCAAGCCACAGGGTAACGATCGTGCTCAAGCTAAAGCCATCTTCGAAGGCCAGTGTGACTTAGCGATTGCTAACCGTTACTACATGGGCAAGATGTTCTACAACAGTAAGAGCCCAGAGCAGCAAGAGTGGGCTGAGCAGATCCGTGTTGTATACTTAGACCAAGACATTGGCGGCCGCGGTCAGCACATTAACATTTCAGGTGCAGGTTTATTGAAAACGGCTAAAAATAAAGACAACGCAATTAAGTTGTTAGAGTTCTTAGTAGGCGAGAAAGCGCAAGGTTTATACGCAACCGCCAACTTTGAAGAGCCGGTTCGTGCAGGCATTAAAACTGACGAGTTTATTGAAAGCTTAGGTGATTTTAAAGCTGACCGCATTTCTCTGCAAGAAGTGGCAGATCAACGTGCAGCAGCAGCACGTTTAGTTGACCGTGTTGGCTATGACATGTAA
- a CDS encoding ammonium transporter — protein MENEIYQLQYAIDTFYFLVCGALVMWMAAGFSMLEAGLVRAKNTTEILTKNIALYSIACIMYLICGYSIMYDGGIFLSGIEAFDLGGVLASKAEEGFEGGSVYSGASDFFFQVVFVATAMSIVSGAVAERMKLWAFLIFAVVLTGFIYPLEGSWTWGGADVFGLYNLGDLGFSDFAGSGIVHLAGAAAALAGVLLLGARKGKYGKNGSVNPIPGSNMPLATVGTFILWMGWFGFNGGSVLKLADASNAHSVAMVFLNTNAAAAAGAIAALLVCKLTWGKADLTMLLNGALAGLVAITAEPSTPTALQATLFGAVAGVLVVASIVFFDKIKIDDPVGAISVHGVVGLFGLLIVPLTNDGSSFSGQIIGALTIFAWVFVASFIVWSILKAVMGIRVSEEEEMNGMDIADCGIDAYPEFVTVKSSS, from the coding sequence ATGGAAAACGAAATTTATCAACTGCAATATGCCATCGACACCTTCTACTTTTTGGTGTGTGGCGCATTAGTAATGTGGATGGCCGCTGGTTTCTCTATGCTAGAAGCTGGTTTAGTTCGCGCTAAAAACACCACAGAAATTCTTACTAAGAACATCGCTCTTTACTCTATCGCATGTATCATGTACTTGATTTGTGGTTACTCAATCATGTATGACGGCGGTATCTTCTTATCAGGCATCGAAGCCTTTGACCTAGGTGGCGTATTAGCTTCTAAAGCTGAAGAAGGCTTTGAAGGCGGCAGCGTATACTCAGGTGCTTCTGACTTCTTCTTCCAAGTAGTATTCGTTGCAACTGCAATGTCTATTGTTTCGGGTGCAGTTGCTGAGCGTATGAAGCTTTGGGCATTCCTAATCTTCGCTGTAGTGCTAACGGGTTTCATCTACCCTCTAGAAGGTAGCTGGACATGGGGCGGTGCAGACGTATTCGGTCTATACAACCTAGGCGACCTTGGTTTCTCTGACTTCGCTGGTTCAGGTATTGTTCACTTAGCAGGTGCTGCAGCAGCATTAGCCGGTGTATTACTACTAGGTGCTCGTAAAGGTAAATACGGTAAAAACGGTTCGGTTAACCCAATTCCAGGTTCTAACATGCCGCTAGCTACTGTGGGTACTTTCATCTTATGGATGGGTTGGTTTGGCTTTAACGGCGGTTCTGTATTGAAACTTGCTGATGCTTCAAACGCTCACTCTGTAGCAATGGTATTCCTAAACACTAACGCTGCTGCTGCGGCTGGTGCAATCGCTGCACTACTAGTGTGTAAGCTAACTTGGGGTAAAGCAGACCTAACAATGTTACTAAACGGCGCGTTAGCCGGCCTAGTGGCGATTACTGCTGAACCTTCTACTCCTACTGCGCTTCAAGCTACACTGTTTGGTGCTGTAGCAGGCGTATTGGTTGTAGCGTCTATCGTATTCTTCGATAAGATTAAGATTGATGATCCAGTTGGTGCTATCTCAGTTCACGGTGTAGTTGGCTTGTTCGGTCTATTGATTGTTCCACTGACTAACGATGGTTCAAGCTTCTCTGGCCAAATCATCGGTGCATTAACTATCTTTGCATGGGTATTCGTAGCAAGCTTCATCGTATGGAGCATCCTAAAAGCTGTAATGGGTATCCGAGTTTCTGAAGAAGAAGAAATGAACGGTATGGACATTGCTGATTGTGGTATCGATGCATACCCAGAGTTCGTAACAGTTAAGTCTTCTAGCTAA
- a CDS encoding YacL family protein, with translation MELTIRRSLDGALLIDCGDEHRCFSMWLERELNKDRQFVSSLMVRLKKLSGLAELRIDSDEFRFVANLDEVSIEVSQDDASDNPALLQDAMSLDAAHSACGYDDFVDLLKSIASY, from the coding sequence ATGGAACTGACGATTCGCCGTTCATTGGACGGCGCATTATTAATTGATTGCGGTGACGAACATCGGTGTTTTTCGATGTGGCTAGAGCGTGAATTGAATAAAGATCGTCAGTTTGTTTCTTCCCTAATGGTCAGGCTGAAAAAGTTGTCTGGCTTAGCCGAGCTGCGCATAGACAGTGATGAGTTCCGTTTTGTGGCCAATTTAGATGAAGTGAGTATCGAGGTTTCTCAAGACGACGCTTCAGATAATCCAGCACTCTTGCAAGATGCCATGAGTTTAGATGCCGCGCATAGTGCTTGTGGCTATGACGATTTTGTTGATTTGTTAAAATCTATAGCTAGTTATTAA
- the acnB gene encoding bifunctional aconitate hydratase 2/2-methylisocitrate dehydratase, producing the protein MLESYRKHVEERAVEGIVPKPLDAEQTAGLVELLKAPPAGEEEFLLDLLANRIPPGVDEAAYVKAGFLAAVAAGEVSSPIVSAAYATELLGTMQGGYNIEPLISLLDNAELAPIAAKALSHTLLMFDAFHDVEEKAKAGNNFAQQVMQSWADAEWFLSRPELAEKSTLTVFKVTGETNTDDLSPAPDAWSRPDIPLHALAMLKNAREGIEPDQAGSIGPMKQIEALKEKGHPLVYVGDVVGTGSSRKSATNSVLWLMGDDIPHVPNKRGGGFCLGGKIAPIFFNTMEDAGALPIELDVEKLGMGDVIDIYPFAGEVKKSGTDEVISTFELKTDVLLDEVRAGGRIPLIIGRGLTDRARTSLGLAPSEVFKRPQDVAASTKGFTLAQKMVGKACGVDGIRPGQYCEPKMTTVGSQDTTGPMTRDELKDLACLGFSADLTMQSFCHTAAYPKPVDVTTHHTLPDFIMNRGGVSLRPGDGVIHSWLNRMLLPDTVGTGGDSHTRFPIGISFPAGSGLVAFAAATGVMPLDMPESVLVRFKGEMKPGITLRDLVHAIPYAAIQRGLLTVEKKGKKNIFSGRILEIEGIEDLKVEQAFELSDASAERSAAGCTIKLGKEPIIEYLNSNVVMLKWMIAEGYGDRRTIERRITAMEEWIANPELMEADKDAEYKEIIEIDLADINEPVLCAPNDPDDARLLSEVAGEKIDEVFLGSCMTNIGHFRAAGKLLDKHTGSLPTRMWVAPPTRMDQKQLTEEGYYGIYGRVGARTEIPGCSLCMGNQARVADNSTVVSTSTRNFPNRLGTGANVYLASAELAAVSAILGKLPTPEEYLEYAKQIDATAADTYRYLNFNEINDYTKVADQVIIQAAV; encoded by the coding sequence GTGCTAGAAAGCTACCGCAAACACGTCGAAGAGCGTGCTGTTGAAGGTATTGTACCTAAACCCCTCGATGCTGAACAAACCGCAGGATTAGTAGAGTTATTAAAAGCTCCCCCAGCCGGTGAAGAAGAGTTTCTACTCGATTTGTTAGCAAACCGAATTCCCCCAGGTGTAGATGAAGCCGCTTATGTTAAAGCCGGTTTTCTTGCTGCTGTAGCAGCTGGAGAAGTAAGCTCTCCTATTGTTTCTGCCGCGTATGCCACTGAACTGTTAGGGACAATGCAAGGTGGTTACAATATCGAACCACTCATCTCATTACTTGATAATGCTGAGCTTGCACCTATCGCAGCTAAAGCCTTATCACATACTTTATTGATGTTTGATGCTTTCCACGACGTGGAAGAAAAAGCCAAAGCGGGCAACAACTTTGCACAACAAGTGATGCAAAGCTGGGCCGATGCAGAGTGGTTCTTAAGCCGCCCTGAGCTTGCTGAGAAATCAACACTTACGGTATTTAAAGTGACCGGTGAAACTAACACCGATGATTTATCGCCTGCTCCTGATGCTTGGTCTCGACCAGATATCCCGCTGCACGCATTAGCTATGCTTAAAAACGCCAGAGAAGGTATAGAACCTGATCAAGCGGGTTCAATTGGCCCAATGAAGCAAATTGAAGCCTTGAAAGAAAAAGGTCATCCGCTAGTTTACGTAGGTGACGTTGTCGGTACCGGTTCTTCGCGTAAATCTGCTACTAACTCTGTGTTGTGGTTAATGGGCGACGATATTCCTCACGTACCAAACAAGCGTGGCGGTGGCTTCTGTTTAGGTGGAAAAATAGCACCAATCTTCTTTAATACCATGGAAGATGCTGGCGCATTGCCTATTGAGCTAGACGTAGAAAAGCTTGGTATGGGCGATGTTATCGACATTTACCCGTTTGCTGGCGAAGTGAAAAAATCAGGTACTGACGAAGTTATCTCAACCTTTGAGCTAAAAACTGACGTATTGCTTGACGAAGTTCGCGCTGGTGGCCGTATCCCTCTTATTATTGGTCGTGGCTTAACTGACCGCGCTCGTACATCTCTAGGCCTTGCGCCTTCGGAAGTATTCAAGCGCCCTCAAGACGTAGCTGCTTCAACTAAAGGCTTTACGCTTGCCCAAAAAATGGTGGGTAAAGCCTGTGGCGTAGACGGTATTCGACCTGGTCAATACTGTGAGCCGAAGATGACAACCGTAGGTTCGCAAGATACGACTGGCCCAATGACCCGTGATGAGCTGAAAGATTTAGCCTGTTTGGGCTTCTCTGCAGACTTAACCATGCAGTCATTCTGCCATACTGCTGCTTACCCTAAACCAGTAGACGTTACTACGCACCATACGCTTCCTGATTTCATCATGAACCGTGGCGGGGTATCTCTGCGTCCTGGTGACGGGGTTATTCACTCTTGGCTAAACCGTATGTTGTTACCAGATACTGTTGGTACTGGTGGTGACTCGCATACCCGTTTCCCAATTGGAATTTCATTTCCTGCTGGCTCTGGCTTGGTGGCATTTGCTGCTGCTACTGGGGTGATGCCTTTAGATATGCCGGAATCAGTCTTGGTTCGCTTTAAAGGCGAAATGAAGCCCGGTATTACCTTGCGTGATTTGGTGCATGCTATCCCGTATGCGGCGATTCAACGCGGTTTATTAACGGTTGAGAAGAAAGGCAAGAAAAACATCTTCTCTGGTCGCATCTTAGAGATTGAAGGTATAGAAGATCTTAAGGTTGAACAAGCTTTTGAATTGTCTGATGCTTCTGCTGAACGTAGTGCAGCGGGTTGTACTATTAAGCTAGGTAAAGAGCCTATTATTGAGTACTTAAACTCAAATGTGGTAATGCTTAAGTGGATGATTGCTGAAGGTTATGGTGACCGTCGTACTATCGAACGTCGTATTACGGCGATGGAAGAGTGGATCGCTAACCCCGAGCTAATGGAAGCGGATAAAGACGCGGAATACAAAGAAATCATTGAGATTGATTTGGCTGATATCAACGAACCAGTATTGTGTGCGCCAAACGACCCTGATGATGCGCGCTTGTTGTCTGAAGTCGCAGGTGAGAAGATTGACGAGGTATTCTTGGGCTCATGTATGACTAACATTGGTCACTTCCGTGCAGCAGGTAAATTACTCGACAAGCATACAGGCTCATTGCCAACCCGTATGTGGGTTGCTCCTCCAACACGAATGGACCAAAAGCAACTTACTGAAGAAGGTTACTACGGTATTTATGGCCGTGTGGGCGCTCGTACCGAGATCCCTGGTTGTTCTTTGTGTATGGGTAACCAAGCTCGTGTGGCTGATAACTCAACGGTAGTCTCTACTTCAACACGTAACTTCCCTAACCGTTTAGGTACTGGCGCTAATGTTTACTTGGCTTCTGCTGAGTTAGCCGCTGTATCTGCAATTTTGGGTAAGTTACCAACACCAGAAGAATATCTTGAGTATGCGAAGCAAATTGACGCTACCGCTGCCGATACTTATCGTTATCTTAACTTTAATGAAATCAATGATTACACTAAAGTGGCTGATCAAGTGATTATTCAAGCCGCCGTGTAG